The following are encoded together in the Osmia lignaria lignaria isolate PbOS001 chromosome 6, iyOsmLign1, whole genome shotgun sequence genome:
- the LOC117607556 gene encoding uncharacterized protein LOC117607556, with amino-acid sequence MERKQGQTIRSEARNIIRRVIKKCDEEARKGAMIYLLKQANLRASFYTGTCIRTISRIRKEDSTYREDEPLPTPGTKRPKREDKKFRCSLEDQAVIRGVIYDFYLEKKIMPTGPKILAAIREKIDFPWEIHSLYRLLQRMGFEWKKTNSIKKVLIEKPNFIAWRAKYLKAIEYYRKQNRPIIYIDETWVDNTLYFHKCWDGKEIGIMKNTNSSNRLVIIHAGGKDGFIKGGELIFESQTTPSDIHGQMNAANFEIWITEKLLPNIPPNSVVVMDNAPYHSARLNKPPSNYSKKEDILRWLVENNIPYAQNMRKYQLLELVDRHKKLKKTFKVDEILKVHGHNALRLPPSMSDLNPIELAWSQVKKKLREKKIFVSSSSELERYIMEAINEVTQKDWKNFCEHVEKLEGDYWRKDGLVEEITDNLELPSDESESDSDESTDPED; translated from the coding sequence ATGGAACGTAAACAGGGTCAAACAATTCGTAGTGAAGCCCGGAACATAATCCGGCGCGTAATAAAAAAGTGTGACGAAGAAGCGCGTAAAGGCGCAATGATTTATCTACTTAAGCAAGCAAATCTCCGTGCTTCGTTTTATACTGGAACATGTATTAGAACCATTAGTCGTATTCGAAAGGAGGATTCCACGTATAGAGAAGATGAACCTCTACCAACACCGGGAACGAAACGCCCGAAAAGGGAGGATAAAAAGTTTCGCTGCTCACTGGAGGATCAGGCGGTAATAAGAGGTGTTATTTATGATTTCtacttggaaaaaaaaattatgcctACTGGTCCTAAAATATTAGCAGCGATACGTGAAAAAATCGACTTCCCCTGGGAAATACATAGTTTGTATAGATTACTGCAGCGCATGGGTTTTGAATGGAAGAAGACAAATAGCATTAAAAAGGTATTAATTGAAAAGCCAAATTTTATAGCTTGGAGAGCTAAATATCTGAAAGCAATAGAATATTATCGCAAGCAAAACAGACCTATAATTTACATTGACGAAACGTGGGTAGACAACACCTTGTATTTTCATAAATGTTGGGACGGTAAGGAAATAGGAATTATGAAGAACACAAATTCATCAAACCGTTTGGTTATTATTCACGCGGGAGGAAAGGATGGTTTTATAAAGGGGGGAGAACTGATATTCGAGTCTCAAACGACACCTAGTGACATCCACGGACAAATGAACGcggcaaattttgaaatatggaTTACTGAAAAATTACTGCCTAACATTCCTCCTAACTCCGTAGTAGTTATGGATAACGCCCCCTACCATTCAGCTCGACTAAACAAACCGCCCTCGAATTATTCCAAGAAAGAAGACATTCTTCGATGGCTGGTCGAAAATAATATCCCGTATGCACAGAATATGAGGAAATACCAACTGCTTGAGCTGGTAGATAGACacaagaaattaaagaaaacgttTAAAGTCGATGAGATACTAAAAGTACATGGGCACAATGCCTTACGATTACCACCAAGTATGTCTGACCTGAATCCTATCGAACTGGCTTGGTCCCAGGTAAAGAAGAaattaagagagaaaaaaatattcgttTCATCGAGCAGTGAGCTAGAAAGATACATCATGGAGGCGATTAACGAAGTGACACAAAAAGACTGGAAGAATTTCTGTGAACACGTGGAGAAGCTCGAGGGAGACTATTGGCGAAAAGATGGATTAGTAGAAGAAATAACAGATAATTTAGAACTACCAAGTGATGAATCGGAAAGTGATTCTGATGAGAGTACAGATCCTGAAGATTAA